The genome window CCCACAGGGGAGGGGCGCCCGGCCCGCAGCCGTTCAGCGGGGGTTCAGCCGGGTCCGGTACCGTTGGCGGCGATGAACACCAAGGCTGCTGAGGAGCTGCCGGCGGTCTCCGTGATCATGCCGGTGCTGAACGAGGAACGACACCTGCGCACGGCCGTGCGGCGGATCCTGGAGCAGGACTACGCCGGCGCCATGGAGGTGGTGATCGCGCTCGGTCCGTCCACCGACCGGACCGACGCCATCGCCGCCGAACTGGTCGCGGAGGACCCCCGGGTGCGCACCGTGCCCAACCCCACCGGGCGCACCCCCGCCGGGCTGAACGCGGCGATCCGGGAGTCCCGGCACCCGATAGTGGTGCGGGTGGACGGCCACGGACTGCTGACCCCGGGCTACGTCGCCACCGCCGTGCGGCTGCTCGGCGAGATGGAGGCGGCCAACGTCGGCGGCATCATGCACGCCGAGGGCGAGACCGAGTGGGAGAAGGCGGTCGCCGCCGCGATGACCGCCAAGATCGGCGTGGGCAACGCGGCCTTCCACACCGGCGGCCTGGCCGGCCCGGCCGAGACGGTCTACCTCGGGGTGTTCCGGCGCGAGGTGCTGGAGCGGCTCGGCGGCTACAACGAGGAGTTCATCCGCGCCCAGGACTGGGAGCTGAACTACCGGATCCGCCAGGACGGCGGGCTGATCTGGTTCACCCCGCAGCTGAAGGTGACCTACCGGCCGCGCCCCAGCGTGCGGGCACTGGCCAAGCAGTACAAGGACTACGGCCGTTGGCGCCGGGTGGTGACGCGCTACCACCGCGGCTCCGTCAACCTGCGCTACCTGGCCCCGCCGGCGGCGCTCACCGCGTGCCTGCTCGGCCTGGTGCTCGGCGCCGCGGTGCACCCGCTCTTCTTCGCGGTGCCGGGGCTCTACGCCGTCGGCATCCTCGGCGGCTCGGTGCCGGCCGGGCGCGGCCTGTCGGCCCGGGCCCGGCTGCAGCTGCCGGTGGCGCTGGCCACCATGCACTTCAGCTGGGGCTTCGGGTTCCTCACCTCGCCGCGCAAGCTGGCGAACCGGGTGATCGCCTCCACCGCGCCCGCCCCGACCGCCGCGAACACCGCCGCCGAGCGCGAGCCGGCGCGCTGACGAGGGGTCAGGTGGTCGCCCGAGATGCCGGGTGACCACCTGACACGGGGTCATCCCAGGCGAACGGTCACTCGTTCGGCCTCGATCCGGCGCTGCCACTGATCATCCGTCAACTCCTCGGAGTTGCGGCAGAGCACCACCGAGCCGCCGGCCGCCAGCGGGGCCAGCAGGCCCGCCTCCAGCCCGGCCCAGTCGTCGTAGGAGAGGGTGCTGAGCACCCGGGAGCCGCGCTCCAGGCCCAGCCGGGCGGCGCCCTCCCGGGCCAGCCGCACGGTCTGCTCGCCGGTCAGCTTCAGCGGCAGCCCGTCCACCACGGTCTCCAGCGCCGGCGAGTCGGCCACCACCGGGGAGTAGGGCGCGAACC of Kitasatospora viridis contains these proteins:
- a CDS encoding glycosyltransferase family 2 protein — translated: MNTKAAEELPAVSVIMPVLNEERHLRTAVRRILEQDYAGAMEVVIALGPSTDRTDAIAAELVAEDPRVRTVPNPTGRTPAGLNAAIRESRHPIVVRVDGHGLLTPGYVATAVRLLGEMEAANVGGIMHAEGETEWEKAVAAAMTAKIGVGNAAFHTGGLAGPAETVYLGVFRREVLERLGGYNEEFIRAQDWELNYRIRQDGGLIWFTPQLKVTYRPRPSVRALAKQYKDYGRWRRVVTRYHRGSVNLRYLAPPAALTACLLGLVLGAAVHPLFFAVPGLYAVGILGGSVPAGRGLSARARLQLPVALATMHFSWGFGFLTSPRKLANRVIASTAPAPTAANTAAEREPAR